The following are from one region of the Populus trichocarpa isolate Nisqually-1 chromosome 8, P.trichocarpa_v4.1, whole genome shotgun sequence genome:
- the LOC18101564 gene encoding protein CDC73 homolog isoform X1 — protein sequence MSLIYANETPLKDRESLLERKSRDFYGVLVASTRREEESQRFESQHRKDGLVAKSRLMGADERGIGCGGDELGYDSAAKPKMHLKGRKIREGVHIILVPSAFQTLITIYNVKEFLEDGIYIPTDVKVKQMKRPKPECVTVQKKFSTDRNRVMTAYEVRDKPSALKADDWDRVVAVFVLGKEWQFKDWPFKDRVEIFNKIIGFFMRLEDDSVESAKIVKQWNVKIISISKNKRHKDRAAALEVWDRLEEFMRSRSHT from the exons ATGTCTTTGATTTACGCCAATGAGACGCCGTTGAAGGATAGGGAGTCGTTGTTGGAGCGTAAGAGTAGGGATTTTTATGGGGTTTTGGTTGCGTCTACTCGGCGTGAAGAGGAGAGTCAGAGATTTGAGAGTCAACATAGGAAAGATGGGTTGGTGGCGAAGAGTAGGTTAATGGGAGCTGATGAGAGAGGAATCGGGTGTGGTGGTGATGAATTGGGTTATGATTCGGCAGCCAAGCCCAAAATGCATTTGAAAGGTAGGAAAATTAGGGAGGGAGTGCACATAATTTTGGTACCTAGCGCGTTTCAGACTTTGATTACAATTTATAATGTGAAGGAGTTTTTGGAAGATGGGATTTATATACCTACGGATGTGAAGGTTAAACAGATGAAAAGGCCGAAACCAGAGTGTGTAACAGTGCAGAAGAAGTTTAGTACTGATAGGAATAGAGTGATGACGGCTTATGAGGTGAGGGATAAGCCGTCTGCACTTAAAGCTGATGATTGGGATAGGGTTGTGGCAGTTTTTGTGTTGGGGAAGGAGTGGCAATTCAAGGATTGGCCTTTTAAGGATCGTGTTGagatatttaataaaa TTATTGGATTTTTCATGCGGTTGGAAGATGATAGTGTAGAGTCAGCAAAGATTGTGAAGCAGTGGAATGTAAAGATTATCTCG ATTAGCAAGAACAAGAGACACAAGGATAGAGCTGCAGCATTGGAGGTGTGGGACAGATTAGAAGAATTTATGCGCTCACGATCACACACTTGA
- the LOC18101564 gene encoding protein CDC73 homolog isoform X3: MSLIYANETPLKDRESLLERKSRDFYGVLVASTRREEESQRFESQHRKDGLVAKSRLMGADERGIGCGGDELGYDSAAKPKMHLKGRKIREGVHIILVPSAFQTLITIYNVKEFLEDGIYIPTDVKVKQMKRPKPECVTVQKKFSTDRNRVMTAYEVRDKPSALKADDWDRVVAVFVLGKEWQFKDWPFKDRVEIFNKIIGFFMRLEDDSVESAKIVKQWNVKIISISKNKRHKDRAAALESAN; encoded by the exons ATGTCTTTGATTTACGCCAATGAGACGCCGTTGAAGGATAGGGAGTCGTTGTTGGAGCGTAAGAGTAGGGATTTTTATGGGGTTTTGGTTGCGTCTACTCGGCGTGAAGAGGAGAGTCAGAGATTTGAGAGTCAACATAGGAAAGATGGGTTGGTGGCGAAGAGTAGGTTAATGGGAGCTGATGAGAGAGGAATCGGGTGTGGTGGTGATGAATTGGGTTATGATTCGGCAGCCAAGCCCAAAATGCATTTGAAAGGTAGGAAAATTAGGGAGGGAGTGCACATAATTTTGGTACCTAGCGCGTTTCAGACTTTGATTACAATTTATAATGTGAAGGAGTTTTTGGAAGATGGGATTTATATACCTACGGATGTGAAGGTTAAACAGATGAAAAGGCCGAAACCAGAGTGTGTAACAGTGCAGAAGAAGTTTAGTACTGATAGGAATAGAGTGATGACGGCTTATGAGGTGAGGGATAAGCCGTCTGCACTTAAAGCTGATGATTGGGATAGGGTTGTGGCAGTTTTTGTGTTGGGGAAGGAGTGGCAATTCAAGGATTGGCCTTTTAAGGATCGTGTTGagatatttaataaaa TTATTGGATTTTTCATGCGGTTGGAAGATGATAGTGTAGAGTCAGCAAAGATTGTGAAGCAGTGGAATGTAAAGATTATCTCG ATTAGCAAGAACAAGAGACACAAGGATAGAGCTGCAGCATTGGAG TCAGCAAATTAG
- the LOC18101564 gene encoding protein CDC73 homolog isoform X2, with the protein MSLIYANETPLKDRESLLERKSRDFYGVLVASTRREEESQRFESQHRKDGLVAKSRLMGADERGIGCGGDELGYDSAAKPKMHLKGRKIREGVHIILVPSAFQTLITIYNVKEFLEDGIYIPTDVKVKQMKRPKPECVTVQKKFSTDRNRVMTAYEVRDKPSALKADDWDRVVAVFVLGKEWQFKDWPFKDRVEIFNKIIGFFMRLEDDSVESAKIVKQWNVKIISISKNKRHKDRAAALELAPFTSLS; encoded by the exons ATGTCTTTGATTTACGCCAATGAGACGCCGTTGAAGGATAGGGAGTCGTTGTTGGAGCGTAAGAGTAGGGATTTTTATGGGGTTTTGGTTGCGTCTACTCGGCGTGAAGAGGAGAGTCAGAGATTTGAGAGTCAACATAGGAAAGATGGGTTGGTGGCGAAGAGTAGGTTAATGGGAGCTGATGAGAGAGGAATCGGGTGTGGTGGTGATGAATTGGGTTATGATTCGGCAGCCAAGCCCAAAATGCATTTGAAAGGTAGGAAAATTAGGGAGGGAGTGCACATAATTTTGGTACCTAGCGCGTTTCAGACTTTGATTACAATTTATAATGTGAAGGAGTTTTTGGAAGATGGGATTTATATACCTACGGATGTGAAGGTTAAACAGATGAAAAGGCCGAAACCAGAGTGTGTAACAGTGCAGAAGAAGTTTAGTACTGATAGGAATAGAGTGATGACGGCTTATGAGGTGAGGGATAAGCCGTCTGCACTTAAAGCTGATGATTGGGATAGGGTTGTGGCAGTTTTTGTGTTGGGGAAGGAGTGGCAATTCAAGGATTGGCCTTTTAAGGATCGTGTTGagatatttaataaaa TTATTGGATTTTTCATGCGGTTGGAAGATGATAGTGTAGAGTCAGCAAAGATTGTGAAGCAGTGGAATGTAAAGATTATCTCG ATTAGCAAGAACAAGAGACACAAGGATAGAGCTGCAGCATTGGAG TTGGCTCCATTCACCAGCCTCTCCTAA